The Peromyscus maniculatus bairdii isolate BWxNUB_F1_BW_parent chromosome 14, HU_Pman_BW_mat_3.1, whole genome shotgun sequence genomic interval cgcctttcctgggactcacttggtagcccaggctggcctcgaactcacagagatccgcccgcctctgcctcccgagtgctgggattaaaggcgtgcgccaccaccgcccggctgcatctAAATATCTTAAGAGTGCCTTGGTTTATGACTTCGTTTGTTACCATAAAAACTTCATGGAACTGTTACCAGTTGGAACAAGGTTTGGAAGCAAACCCCAATCTGTATTTCTGGGTAAAGATCAATCACATGGttccaggaaaacaaaacccCTTATTCTTTGCGGTGAGGGCTGCCTGTCTGCATTGACACTAGGTTGCAGTTGCTGCCTTGAGGATCTCAGTGAAGAGCCAAGCCTTTGCCATGGTATCTACAAACTTAAGTGACTCAGTCCCATGCACCAGTTTCCTGCCAAGACTGACTGATAAAACCCCAAACCTATGAGTTGAGTTGAAAaatctatctctgtctttctaggcTGGGGGGCAATCTGGCTGGGCGTTATCCCAGGTTAGCCCATAAAATTGTCCCTACAACCCTTTTCCGGATAAGGTCATGCCTTCAGCGGCTCAGTTACTTACATTCCCGAGCTATTAATGACCCTGGGTGGTCTGACTCCGTACGTTGGGTTCCAGCTTCTATTCCGGGCTGCATGAGGAAAGGCTAAAACATACCCAGGTAAGGACGGTTAGAGGCCAAGTTCCTAAAGATCACCTCACTAAAGTATCCTGAGGTACTTTTGCAAAACTATTGTTACAGGCTTTGTACCTGTATTTCAACACCACCTTGAAAAACATAAATGTTACTATTGCTTAGCTTTTCTGTATACTGGCCACCATATCCCATAAATTCCAGGTAGAGTTTCACACCGCGATTGCTAAAGCACACAAGTAGGGCGAAGGTTTTGGTTCCCTTGTGATCACTGACTCCAGAAGTTGAGAGAAggcattctctttttttcctcggTGTCAGGATGGTGCCAATGGTAAGCCTGGAGCCCGCGGGCCGCAGCTGCTGGGACGAGCCGCTGAGCATCGCCGTGCACGGCCTGGCCCCCGAGCAGCCCGTCACGCTGCGCGCCGCCCTGCGCGACGAGAAAGGCGCGCGCTTCCGCGCCCACGCGCGCTACCGCGCCGACGCCCACGGCCGCCTGGACCTGGCGCGCGCGCCCGCGCTGGGCGGCAGCTTCGCGGGGCTCGAGCCCATGGGGCTGCTCTGGGCCCTGGAGCCCGAGCGGCCTTTCTGGCGCCTGGTCAAGCGCGACGTGCGGACGCCCTTCGTGGTGGAGCTGGAGGTGCTGGACGGCCACGAGCCCGACGGCGGGCGGCTGCTGGCGCGGGCGGTGCACGAGCGTCACTTCATGGCTCCCGGGGTGCGGCGCGTGCCCGTGCGCGAGGGCCGTGTGCGCGCCACGCTCTTCCTGCCCCCAGGTGAGCCGCCTCCCACCTGTGCTTGCAGCCCGGGATGCTTCGTGGGTGCGTTGCCTGGGCCCCTCTTCCCTGTCTGCCACGCTCCCCAGGGGTCCTTGGAGGTCAGGGGCCCCTGGAAAAGCCCTTCTGACTTGGGTTCATGGCTGGGGGAGCCCTGAACTGCAGGTCAACTCAGGAGCAACATCTGAGGTTGCTTAGGCATGCAGAGGATCAGGGCTCGCCCAAGCCCCCTGAACTAGAAATCTTCCCTGTGATAGTACGCCCCGCGGGTGCTTGTGCAAGGGTTCACGTTTGGCATTGACTGTTCTAGAACTGTCCTTCAGGCAAGATGGGCCAGCGCAAGCACTGGGGAACTTTCTAACTTGCAGGACTTGAGTGCCACTCTTGAGTCCGGAATCTGAAAGCCTGGGTGGGTGATGCCGA includes:
- the LOC102928561 gene encoding acyl-coenzyme A thioesterase 5-like isoform X2, producing the protein MVPMVSLEPAGRSCWDEPLSIAVHGLAPEQPVTLRAALRDEKGARFRAHARYRADAHGRLDLARAPALGGSFAGLEPMGLLWALEPERPFWRLVKRDVRTPFVVELEVLDGHEPDGGRLLARAVHERHFMAPGVRRVPVREGRVRATLFLPPGQGTRDWPAGDFQRGSTLPLHGLFPERHHSCCHNQWLYGQYCWNIIL